In Diabrotica undecimpunctata isolate CICGRU chromosome 4, icDiaUnde3, whole genome shotgun sequence, a single genomic region encodes these proteins:
- the LOC140440251 gene encoding uncharacterized protein isoform X1, with protein MTPSIMDVETELPKEGDVKDTPQVEDIKNGEEASLDKNKDSPKKSHKTNSKRRRRSRSKTPQTINDEPKIIHVSMKKIEEEAHNGNEETSEQDIEKNGGESTEESKPMKDKVADVNGSDGETNLTEIKNGVDKQENGSSNGVSEDNCNDVEPIGNEFKGFIEIEEAKEALKEQETEINETVKDKEHSEKPESPKKTNQQESKSPESDSVEMEPLVVGDEVESELQFLEENSDKESGKGSPVIPRCFTRRSFTRNIPTPRTPKLSDDPDSEKNSVTDQAEETICNLPNDINVPKIDLNDSSDSLDTLNTSTNVEVGGNSTRLDFIETTNTPTEENHFDEAYRNNLRARVLSARRPLRMTDDYRKKVLINAQYRSDLNLPYDLDEPCGGIKRKLRSMTPDGSKKQKMDSPGYTSFLSNSFAGFTTRFKSHVDASTPELISYKDERSDIHFSDGLESQQIEDAGGDESKKWCSLM; from the exons ATG ACACCATCCATAATGGATGTAGAAACGGAACTTCCGAAAGAAGGCGATGTAAAGGATACTCCACAAGTTGAAGACATAAAAAATGGCGAGGAGGCATCTTTAGATAAGAATAAAGATAGTCCCAAAAAAAGCCACAAAACTAATTCTAAACGCAGAAGAAGGAGTCGGTCTAAAACGCCTCAGACAATAAATGACGAGCCCAAGATAATCCATGTTTCTATGAAAAAAATTGAGGAGGAAGCACACAACGGAAATGAAGAAACTTCAGAACAGGACATAGAAAAAAATGGGGGAGAAAGTACGGAAGAATCGAAACCTATGAAAGATAAAGTAGCAGATGTAAATGGATCTGATGGAGAAACTAATTTGACAGAGATCAAAAACGGCGTGGACAAACAGGAAAACGGATCAAGTAACGGCGTTTCTGAAGATAATTGTAATGACGTTGAACCTATCGGCAATGAATTTAAAGGATTTATTGAGATTGAAGAAGCCAAAGAAGCACTAAAAGAACAAGAGACTGAAATAAATGAAACTGTTAAGGATAAAGAACACTCAGAAAAACCAGAATCTCCGAAAAAAACGAATCAACAAGAATCCAAATCGCCGGAGTCAGACTCTGTGGAAATGGAACCTCTTGTTGTTGGAGATGAG GTAGAATCGGAGCTACAGTTTCTGGAAGAAAATTCCGATAAAGAATCCGGTAAGGGATCACCTGTAATTCCAAGATGTTTTACACGACGATCTTTCACAAGAAATATTCCGACGCCAAGAACTCCAAAATTATCCGATGATCCAGATTCTGAGAAGAATTCCGTGACTGATCAAGCTGAAGAGACTATTTG CAACTTGCCAAACGATATCAATGTACCAAAGATAGATCTGAATGATTCGAGTGATTCCCTCGATACTCTCAACACATCCACAAATGTTGAGGTTGGAGGCAACTCGACACGTCTAGATTTTATAGAAACGACAAATACCCCCACAGAAGAAAACCACTTCGATGAAGCCTATCGGAATAATCTCAGAGCGAGGGTCTTGTCGGCCAGGCGACCGTTGCGGATGACGGACGACTACAGAAAGAAGGTGTTGATAAATGCCCAGTACAGATCTGATCTTAATTTGCCATACGATCTGGATGAACCG tgtGGTGGTATTAAACGCAAACTGCGCAGTATGACACCGGACGGttctaaaaaacagaaaatggaCTCACCAGGATACACGTCCTTCCTCTCCAACTCTTTCGCCGGTTTTACAACTAGGTTCAAGAGTCACGTCGATGCCAGTACACCAGAACTGATCAGTTACAAGGACGAAAGGAGTGATATTCATTTTAGTGACGGTTTGGAATCGCAGCAGATAGAAGATGCCGGAGGGGACGAGAGTAAGAAGTGGTGTTCGCTTATGTAA
- the LOC140440252 gene encoding 4-aminobutyrate aminotransferase, mitochondrial-like — translation MLSKLVKPVCRNPLPIENILKLATCRGNASVANFVPEEPSGPSMKTDIPGPKSKQLMKQLSNVYNLGSTQYLVNYEKSSGNYIVDADDNIMLDTYTQISTMPLGYNHPALLNVFNDEHNLKSLINRPALGVYPGIDWPQRMENLFKQVSPKLPKITPMMCGACSNENAIKTSFIAYRMRERGNKDFTEVEKKSSIMNQLPGCPELSILSFRGAFHGRTVATLSCTHSMAIHKLDVPSFAHWPIATFPMYKYPLEENRRENEEIDNKCLEEVEDLIEMQKKTCPVAGLIIEPIQSEGGDNHASPEFFQKLQKICKKNGVAYIIDEVQTGCGPTGKFWCHEHFNLPNPPDIVTFSKKMQMAGFFHSDEITVKHPSRIFNTWMGDPGKTILLEAILEVIKTQNLLDQVNRTGKRLFEGLEQLQKEFPDMLHSLRGRGTFIAINAKGSELRDNIIKNLKKNGVQSGGCGTESIRHRPALIFKEHHADIYLDILRNVVKDLSKGKKRN, via the exons atgttatccaAGCTGGTTAAACCTGTTTGTAGAAATCCTTTACctattg AAAATATACTAAAACTAGCAACATGCAGAGGAAATGCCAGCGTTGCCAATTTTGTACCAGAAGAACCTTCTGGACCTTCAATGAAAACCGATATACCTGGACCTAAAAGCAAACAACTAATGAAACAATTGAGCAATGTCTAC AACCTTGGATCCACCCAGTACCTAGTGAATTATGAGAAGTCATCTGGTAACTACATAGTTGATGCTGATGATAATATTATGTTAGATACATACACGCAAATATCTACGATGCCTTTGGGGTACAATCATCCAGCGTTATTGAATGTGTTCAATGATGAGCACAATTTG aaaaGTCTTATAAATAGACCAGCGTTGGGGGTATATCCTGGCATAGATTGGCCTCAAAGAATGGAAAATCTCTTTAAGCAG GTATCTCCCAAACTTCCAAAAATAACACCAATGATGTGCGGCGCCTGCTCCAATGAGAATGCGATAAAGACGTCGTTTATAGCATACAGAATGAGGGAAAGGGGCAATAAAGACTTCACAGAAGTTGAAAAAAAATCAAGCATAATGAATCAGTTACCTGGATGTCCAGAGCTATCTATTTTGTCATTTAGGGGAGCCTTTCATGGAAGAACCGTAGCCACATTATCTTGCACACATTCAATG GCTATACACAAACTAGACGTGCCCTCTTTTGCCCATTGGCCAATTGCAACCTTTCCCATGTATAAATATCCACTGGAGGAAAACCGTAGAGAAAACGAAGAAATAGACAATAAATGTTTAGAAGAAGTAGAAGATCTTATCGAAATGCAAAAAAAGACTTGCCCTGTAGCTGGTTTAATTATTGAACCGATTCAATCAGAAG GCGGTGACAATCACGCTTCGCCAGAGTTTTTCCAGAAGTTgcaaaaaatttgcaaaaagaATGGCGTAGCATACATCATCGATGAGGTTCAAACAGGATGTGGACCTACTGGAAAGTTCTGGTGTCACGAACATTTTAATTTGCCAAACCCTCCAGATATTGTTACTTTCAGTAAGAAAATGCAGATGGCCGGGTTCTTCCATTCAGACGAAATTAC cgTGAAGCACCCTTCCAGGATTTTTAATACTTGGATGGGTGATCCAGGTAAAACAATTCTTTTAGAAGCCATTCTCGAAGTGATTAAAACCCAAAATTTACTGGACCAAGTAAATAGAACAGGAAAACGATTGTTTGAAGGACTGGAACAATTACAAAAGGAATTTCCTGACATGCTGCATTCTCTAAGGGGCAGAGGTACGTTTATTGCAATCAACGCGAAGGGTAGCGAATTAAGGGATAATATTATCaagaatttaaagaaaaatg GTGTTCAAAGTGGTGGATGCGGAACTGAATCCATTCGCCATAGACCAGCTCTCATATTTAAAGAACACCACGCTGATATCTACTTGGATATACTAAGAAACGTAGTAAAGGATCTTAGTAAAGGAAAGAAGAGAAACTAA
- the LOC140440251 gene encoding uncharacterized protein isoform X2 has product MDVETELPKEGDVKDTPQVEDIKNGEEASLDKNKDSPKKSHKTNSKRRRRSRSKTPQTINDEPKIIHVSMKKIEEEAHNGNEETSEQDIEKNGGESTEESKPMKDKVADVNGSDGETNLTEIKNGVDKQENGSSNGVSEDNCNDVEPIGNEFKGFIEIEEAKEALKEQETEINETVKDKEHSEKPESPKKTNQQESKSPESDSVEMEPLVVGDEVESELQFLEENSDKESGKGSPVIPRCFTRRSFTRNIPTPRTPKLSDDPDSEKNSVTDQAEETICNLPNDINVPKIDLNDSSDSLDTLNTSTNVEVGGNSTRLDFIETTNTPTEENHFDEAYRNNLRARVLSARRPLRMTDDYRKKVLINAQYRSDLNLPYDLDEPCGGIKRKLRSMTPDGSKKQKMDSPGYTSFLSNSFAGFTTRFKSHVDASTPELISYKDERSDIHFSDGLESQQIEDAGGDESKKWCSLM; this is encoded by the exons ATGGATGTAGAAACGGAACTTCCGAAAGAAGGCGATGTAAAGGATACTCCACAAGTTGAAGACATAAAAAATGGCGAGGAGGCATCTTTAGATAAGAATAAAGATAGTCCCAAAAAAAGCCACAAAACTAATTCTAAACGCAGAAGAAGGAGTCGGTCTAAAACGCCTCAGACAATAAATGACGAGCCCAAGATAATCCATGTTTCTATGAAAAAAATTGAGGAGGAAGCACACAACGGAAATGAAGAAACTTCAGAACAGGACATAGAAAAAAATGGGGGAGAAAGTACGGAAGAATCGAAACCTATGAAAGATAAAGTAGCAGATGTAAATGGATCTGATGGAGAAACTAATTTGACAGAGATCAAAAACGGCGTGGACAAACAGGAAAACGGATCAAGTAACGGCGTTTCTGAAGATAATTGTAATGACGTTGAACCTATCGGCAATGAATTTAAAGGATTTATTGAGATTGAAGAAGCCAAAGAAGCACTAAAAGAACAAGAGACTGAAATAAATGAAACTGTTAAGGATAAAGAACACTCAGAAAAACCAGAATCTCCGAAAAAAACGAATCAACAAGAATCCAAATCGCCGGAGTCAGACTCTGTGGAAATGGAACCTCTTGTTGTTGGAGATGAG GTAGAATCGGAGCTACAGTTTCTGGAAGAAAATTCCGATAAAGAATCCGGTAAGGGATCACCTGTAATTCCAAGATGTTTTACACGACGATCTTTCACAAGAAATATTCCGACGCCAAGAACTCCAAAATTATCCGATGATCCAGATTCTGAGAAGAATTCCGTGACTGATCAAGCTGAAGAGACTATTTG CAACTTGCCAAACGATATCAATGTACCAAAGATAGATCTGAATGATTCGAGTGATTCCCTCGATACTCTCAACACATCCACAAATGTTGAGGTTGGAGGCAACTCGACACGTCTAGATTTTATAGAAACGACAAATACCCCCACAGAAGAAAACCACTTCGATGAAGCCTATCGGAATAATCTCAGAGCGAGGGTCTTGTCGGCCAGGCGACCGTTGCGGATGACGGACGACTACAGAAAGAAGGTGTTGATAAATGCCCAGTACAGATCTGATCTTAATTTGCCATACGATCTGGATGAACCG tgtGGTGGTATTAAACGCAAACTGCGCAGTATGACACCGGACGGttctaaaaaacagaaaatggaCTCACCAGGATACACGTCCTTCCTCTCCAACTCTTTCGCCGGTTTTACAACTAGGTTCAAGAGTCACGTCGATGCCAGTACACCAGAACTGATCAGTTACAAGGACGAAAGGAGTGATATTCATTTTAGTGACGGTTTGGAATCGCAGCAGATAGAAGATGCCGGAGGGGACGAGAGTAAGAAGTGGTGTTCGCTTATGTAA